A window from Citrus sinensis cultivar Valencia sweet orange chromosome 5, DVS_A1.0, whole genome shotgun sequence encodes these proteins:
- the LOC102616555 gene encoding nuclear pore complex protein NUP98A-like isoform X1 produces the protein MSGLLLIVFVHGKCKPFDLCAQSVSVRSDRRLESNQDSVHLWQDCNYLEYELVFFSEFLDWSSMLCDLHLLSFFCFLVGQHLGSLLVVHLNLNQSSGRTIMQVTIHLLPNHWVQQHLLVQQGVPYLEARQLGCLVQPQSSSPFSSTTTFGASSSPAFAISVPTFGASSTPSFGSSTSSFGGSSIFSQKPAFGFGSTSTQASPFGSTTQQSQPAFGSSLFGSSTPFGASSQSAFGATSTPAFGATSSPDFGATSTPAFGATSSSDFGATSTPAFGATSSSDFGATSTPPFGATSTPPFGASSTSAFGATSTPAFGATSSPAVGPTSTPPFGATSTPPFGASSTSAFGVTSTPAFGATSSPPFGATSTPPFGATSTPPFGATSTSPFGASSTSAFGATSTPAFGTTGTAFGASSTPAFGSGGVFVASSTPLFGSSSTSTSGASSTPAFGASSNPTFWASSTPSFRASSAAFGPSSTPAFGTSSSGLFSSGSSPAFGQSTSAFSSNPFGTSASPLGAQSSSFGGQGTTPTFGSTGFGQSTFGVQRGGSRIAAFVVPTTEAETGSASQPAGYLDSISAMPVYKDKSHEELRWEDYQLGDKGGPFPPPPSFGQSSASPFSSTSNLFAPKTSTFTSSSFGTSTSTSAFGSSPFGVSSSANPFGSTSSATPSIFASTSTPTFGRQLISSFCVIPVPLQQYNTSGNSFIIWFWHELW, from the exons ATGAGCGGgcttttgttaattgtttttgtGCATGGAAAGTGTAAACCCTTCGATCTCTGTGCCCAGAGTGTAAGCGTCCGTTCGGATCGACG GTTGGAATCTAATCAAGACTCTGT ACATTTGTGGCAGGATTGCAACTACTTAGAATATGAACTCGTTTTCTTCTCAGAATTCTTGGACTGGTCAAGCATGCTGTGCGACTTGCATTTGctaagttttttttgttttttggttgGACAGCATTTGGGCAGTCTTCTAGTAGTCCATTTGAATCTCAATCAGTCTTCGGGCAGAACAATAATGCAAGTAACAATCCATTTGCTCCCAAACCATTGGGTACAACAACACCTTTTGGTTCAACAGGGAGTTCCGTATTTGGAGGCACGTCAACTGGGGTGTTTGGTCCAACCCCAATCATCTTCCCCATTTTCATCAACCACAACTTTTGGCGCCTCATCATCTCCCGCGTTTGCAATTTCAGTTCCTACCTTTGGAGCATCTTCTACTCCATCTTTTGGTAGTTCAACATCATCATTCGGTG GGTCTTCTATCTTTAGCCAGAAGCCTGCTTTTGGATTTGGGTCCACTTCTACTCAAGCAAGCCCTTTTGGAAGCACGACTCAGCAATCTCAGCCTGCATTTGGAAGCAGTTTATTTGGTTCCTCAACACCTTTTGGAGCATCAAGTCAGTCTGCATTTGGTGCAACAAGCACCCCTGCTTTTGGTGCTACTAGTTCACCTGATTTTGGGGCTACCAGCACCCCTGCTTTTGGTGCGACTAGTTCATCTGATTTTGGGGCTACCAGCACCCCTGCTTTTGGTGCGACTAGTTCATCTGATTTTGGGGCTACCAGCACCCCTCCCTTTGGAGCAACCAGCACACCACCTTTTGGAGCTAGCAGCACCTCAGCCTTTGGCGCTACCAGCACCCCTGCTTTTGGTGCTACTAGTTCACCTGCTGTTGGGCCTACCAGCACCCCTCCGTTTGGAGCTACCAGCACACCACCTTTTGGAGCTAGCAGCACCTCAGCCTTTGGTGTTACCAGCACCCCTGCATTTGGTGCTACTAGTTCACCTCCTTTTGGGGCTACCAGCACACCTCCCTTTGGAGCTACTAGCACCCCTCCCTTTGGAGCTACCAGCACATCACCTTTTGGAGCTAGCAGCACCTCAGCCTTTGGTGCTACCAGCACCCCGGCCTTCGGTACCACAGGGACTGCCTTTGGTGCATCCAGTACTCCAGCTTTTGGATCTGGTGGAGTGTTTGTGGCTTCCAGCACTCCTCTTTTTGGGTCATCAAGCACTTCGACCTCTGGGGCTTCGAGTACTCCCGCTTTTGGGGCTTCGAGTAATCCCACTTTTTGGGCTTCAAGTACTCCCTCTTTCAGGGCTTCGAGTGCTGCTTTTGGGCCTTCAAGTACTCCTGCTTTTGGGACATCCAGTAGTGGATTGTTCAGTTCTGGATCCTCTCCAGCTTTTGGCCAGTCAACTTCGGCATTTAGTAGCAACCCATTTGGAACTTCTGCATCGCCCCTTGGAGCTCAGAGTTCTTCTTTTG GAGGCCAGGGTACAACACCAACATTTGGAAGCACTGGCTTTGGCCAATCAACTTTTGGGGTTCAACGTGGTGGAAGTCGAATAGCTGCTTTTGTTGTTCCTACGACTGAGGCAGAGACTGGCAGTGCTTCACAGCCTGCTGGATACTTGGATTCAATATCTGCCATGCCTGTTTACAAAGATAAAAGTCATGAGGAGCTAAGATGGGAGGATTATCAGTTGGGAGATAAAG GTGGTCCATTTCCTCCTCCACCATCATTTGGGCAATCATCTGCCAGTCCATTTTCCTCAACATCTAATTTGTTTGCTCCCAAAACTTCAACCTTCACTAGTTCAAGTTTTGGAACTTCCACTTCAACTTCTGCGTTTGGTTCTTCTCCTTTCGGTGTATCATCTTCAGCTAACCCTTTTGGATCAACTTCGTCTGCAACACCTTCAATATTTGCATCGACATCAACTCCCACATTCGGGCGCCAGCTCATCTCCAGCTTTTGCGTCATCCCCGTTCCTCTTCAACAGTACAACACCTCAGGGAACAGTTTCATCATTTGGTTCTGGCATGAACTTTGGTAG
- the LOC102616555 gene encoding nuclear pore complex protein NUP98A-like isoform X2 produces the protein MSGLLLIVFVHGKCKPFDLCAQSVSVRSDRRLESNQDSVHLWQDCNYLEYELVFFSEFLDWSSMLCDLHLLSFFCFLVGQHLGSLLVVHLNLNQSSGRTIMQVTIHLLPNHWVQQHLLVQQGVPYLEARQLGCLVQPQSSSPFSSTTTFGASSSPAFAISVPTFGASSTPSFGSSTSSFGGSSIFSQKPAFGFGSTSTQASPFGSTTQQSQPAFGSSLFGSSTPFGASSQSAFGATSTPAFGATSSPDFGATSTPAFGATSSSDFGATSTPAFGATSSSDFGATSTPPFGATSTPPFGASSTSAFGATSTPAFGATSSPAVGPTSTPPFGATSTPPFGASSTSAFGVTSTPAFGATSSPPFGATSTPPFGATSTPPFGATSTSPFGASSTSAFGATSTPAFGTTGTAFGASSTPAFGSGGVFVASSTPLFGSSSTSTSGASSTPAFGASSNPTFWASSTPSFRASSAAFGPSSTPAFGTSSSGLFSSGSSPAFGQSTSAFSSNPFGTSASPLGAQSSSFGQGTTPTFGSTGFGQSTFGVQRGGSRIAAFVVPTTEAETGSASQPAGYLDSISAMPVYKDKSHEELRWEDYQLGDKGGPFPPPPSFGQSSASPFSSTSNLFAPKTSTFTSSSFGTSTSTSAFGSSPFGVSSSANPFGSTSSATPSIFASTSTPTFGRQLISSFCVIPVPLQQYNTSGNSFIIWFWHELW, from the exons ATGAGCGGgcttttgttaattgtttttgtGCATGGAAAGTGTAAACCCTTCGATCTCTGTGCCCAGAGTGTAAGCGTCCGTTCGGATCGACG GTTGGAATCTAATCAAGACTCTGT ACATTTGTGGCAGGATTGCAACTACTTAGAATATGAACTCGTTTTCTTCTCAGAATTCTTGGACTGGTCAAGCATGCTGTGCGACTTGCATTTGctaagttttttttgttttttggttgGACAGCATTTGGGCAGTCTTCTAGTAGTCCATTTGAATCTCAATCAGTCTTCGGGCAGAACAATAATGCAAGTAACAATCCATTTGCTCCCAAACCATTGGGTACAACAACACCTTTTGGTTCAACAGGGAGTTCCGTATTTGGAGGCACGTCAACTGGGGTGTTTGGTCCAACCCCAATCATCTTCCCCATTTTCATCAACCACAACTTTTGGCGCCTCATCATCTCCCGCGTTTGCAATTTCAGTTCCTACCTTTGGAGCATCTTCTACTCCATCTTTTGGTAGTTCAACATCATCATTCGGTG GGTCTTCTATCTTTAGCCAGAAGCCTGCTTTTGGATTTGGGTCCACTTCTACTCAAGCAAGCCCTTTTGGAAGCACGACTCAGCAATCTCAGCCTGCATTTGGAAGCAGTTTATTTGGTTCCTCAACACCTTTTGGAGCATCAAGTCAGTCTGCATTTGGTGCAACAAGCACCCCTGCTTTTGGTGCTACTAGTTCACCTGATTTTGGGGCTACCAGCACCCCTGCTTTTGGTGCGACTAGTTCATCTGATTTTGGGGCTACCAGCACCCCTGCTTTTGGTGCGACTAGTTCATCTGATTTTGGGGCTACCAGCACCCCTCCCTTTGGAGCAACCAGCACACCACCTTTTGGAGCTAGCAGCACCTCAGCCTTTGGCGCTACCAGCACCCCTGCTTTTGGTGCTACTAGTTCACCTGCTGTTGGGCCTACCAGCACCCCTCCGTTTGGAGCTACCAGCACACCACCTTTTGGAGCTAGCAGCACCTCAGCCTTTGGTGTTACCAGCACCCCTGCATTTGGTGCTACTAGTTCACCTCCTTTTGGGGCTACCAGCACACCTCCCTTTGGAGCTACTAGCACCCCTCCCTTTGGAGCTACCAGCACATCACCTTTTGGAGCTAGCAGCACCTCAGCCTTTGGTGCTACCAGCACCCCGGCCTTCGGTACCACAGGGACTGCCTTTGGTGCATCCAGTACTCCAGCTTTTGGATCTGGTGGAGTGTTTGTGGCTTCCAGCACTCCTCTTTTTGGGTCATCAAGCACTTCGACCTCTGGGGCTTCGAGTACTCCCGCTTTTGGGGCTTCGAGTAATCCCACTTTTTGGGCTTCAAGTACTCCCTCTTTCAGGGCTTCGAGTGCTGCTTTTGGGCCTTCAAGTACTCCTGCTTTTGGGACATCCAGTAGTGGATTGTTCAGTTCTGGATCCTCTCCAGCTTTTGGCCAGTCAACTTCGGCATTTAGTAGCAACCCATTTGGAACTTCTGCATCGCCCCTTGGAGCTCAGAGTTCTTCTTTTG GCCAGGGTACAACACCAACATTTGGAAGCACTGGCTTTGGCCAATCAACTTTTGGGGTTCAACGTGGTGGAAGTCGAATAGCTGCTTTTGTTGTTCCTACGACTGAGGCAGAGACTGGCAGTGCTTCACAGCCTGCTGGATACTTGGATTCAATATCTGCCATGCCTGTTTACAAAGATAAAAGTCATGAGGAGCTAAGATGGGAGGATTATCAGTTGGGAGATAAAG GTGGTCCATTTCCTCCTCCACCATCATTTGGGCAATCATCTGCCAGTCCATTTTCCTCAACATCTAATTTGTTTGCTCCCAAAACTTCAACCTTCACTAGTTCAAGTTTTGGAACTTCCACTTCAACTTCTGCGTTTGGTTCTTCTCCTTTCGGTGTATCATCTTCAGCTAACCCTTTTGGATCAACTTCGTCTGCAACACCTTCAATATTTGCATCGACATCAACTCCCACATTCGGGCGCCAGCTCATCTCCAGCTTTTGCGTCATCCCCGTTCCTCTTCAACAGTACAACACCTCAGGGAACAGTTTCATCATTTGGTTCTGGCATGAACTTTGGTAG
- the LOC102616555 gene encoding nuclear pore complex protein NUP98A-like isoform X3, with protein MLFLCLRHLWQDCNYLEYELVFFSEFLDWSSMLCDLHLLSFFCFLVGQHLGSLLVVHLNLNQSSGRTIMQVTIHLLPNHWVQQHLLVQQGVPYLEARQLGCLVQPQSSSPFSSTTTFGASSSPAFAISVPTFGASSTPSFGSSTSSFGGSSIFSQKPAFGFGSTSTQASPFGSTTQQSQPAFGSSLFGSSTPFGASSQSAFGATSTPAFGATSSPDFGATSTPAFGATSSSDFGATSTPAFGATSSSDFGATSTPPFGATSTPPFGASSTSAFGATSTPAFGATSSPAVGPTSTPPFGATSTPPFGASSTSAFGVTSTPAFGATSSPPFGATSTPPFGATSTPPFGATSTSPFGASSTSAFGATSTPAFGTTGTAFGASSTPAFGSGGVFVASSTPLFGSSSTSTSGASSTPAFGASSNPTFWASSTPSFRASSAAFGPSSTPAFGTSSSGLFSSGSSPAFGQSTSAFSSNPFGTSASPLGAQSSSFGGQGTTPTFGSTGFGQSTFGVQRGGSRIAAFVVPTTEAETGSASQPAGYLDSISAMPVYKDKSHEELRWEDYQLGDKGGPFPPPPSFGQSSASPFSSTSNLFAPKTSTFTSSSFGTSTSTSAFGSSPFGVSSSANPFGSTSSATPSIFASTSTPTFGRQLISSFCVIPVPLQQYNTSGNSFIIWFWHELW; from the exons ATGCTATTTTTATGTCTCAGACATTTGTGGCAGGATTGCAACTACTTAGAATATGAACTCGTTTTCTTCTCAGAATTCTTGGACTGGTCAAGCATGCTGTGCGACTTGCATTTGctaagttttttttgttttttggttgGACAGCATTTGGGCAGTCTTCTAGTAGTCCATTTGAATCTCAATCAGTCTTCGGGCAGAACAATAATGCAAGTAACAATCCATTTGCTCCCAAACCATTGGGTACAACAACACCTTTTGGTTCAACAGGGAGTTCCGTATTTGGAGGCACGTCAACTGGGGTGTTTGGTCCAACCCCAATCATCTTCCCCATTTTCATCAACCACAACTTTTGGCGCCTCATCATCTCCCGCGTTTGCAATTTCAGTTCCTACCTTTGGAGCATCTTCTACTCCATCTTTTGGTAGTTCAACATCATCATTCGGTG GGTCTTCTATCTTTAGCCAGAAGCCTGCTTTTGGATTTGGGTCCACTTCTACTCAAGCAAGCCCTTTTGGAAGCACGACTCAGCAATCTCAGCCTGCATTTGGAAGCAGTTTATTTGGTTCCTCAACACCTTTTGGAGCATCAAGTCAGTCTGCATTTGGTGCAACAAGCACCCCTGCTTTTGGTGCTACTAGTTCACCTGATTTTGGGGCTACCAGCACCCCTGCTTTTGGTGCGACTAGTTCATCTGATTTTGGGGCTACCAGCACCCCTGCTTTTGGTGCGACTAGTTCATCTGATTTTGGGGCTACCAGCACCCCTCCCTTTGGAGCAACCAGCACACCACCTTTTGGAGCTAGCAGCACCTCAGCCTTTGGCGCTACCAGCACCCCTGCTTTTGGTGCTACTAGTTCACCTGCTGTTGGGCCTACCAGCACCCCTCCGTTTGGAGCTACCAGCACACCACCTTTTGGAGCTAGCAGCACCTCAGCCTTTGGTGTTACCAGCACCCCTGCATTTGGTGCTACTAGTTCACCTCCTTTTGGGGCTACCAGCACACCTCCCTTTGGAGCTACTAGCACCCCTCCCTTTGGAGCTACCAGCACATCACCTTTTGGAGCTAGCAGCACCTCAGCCTTTGGTGCTACCAGCACCCCGGCCTTCGGTACCACAGGGACTGCCTTTGGTGCATCCAGTACTCCAGCTTTTGGATCTGGTGGAGTGTTTGTGGCTTCCAGCACTCCTCTTTTTGGGTCATCAAGCACTTCGACCTCTGGGGCTTCGAGTACTCCCGCTTTTGGGGCTTCGAGTAATCCCACTTTTTGGGCTTCAAGTACTCCCTCTTTCAGGGCTTCGAGTGCTGCTTTTGGGCCTTCAAGTACTCCTGCTTTTGGGACATCCAGTAGTGGATTGTTCAGTTCTGGATCCTCTCCAGCTTTTGGCCAGTCAACTTCGGCATTTAGTAGCAACCCATTTGGAACTTCTGCATCGCCCCTTGGAGCTCAGAGTTCTTCTTTTG GAGGCCAGGGTACAACACCAACATTTGGAAGCACTGGCTTTGGCCAATCAACTTTTGGGGTTCAACGTGGTGGAAGTCGAATAGCTGCTTTTGTTGTTCCTACGACTGAGGCAGAGACTGGCAGTGCTTCACAGCCTGCTGGATACTTGGATTCAATATCTGCCATGCCTGTTTACAAAGATAAAAGTCATGAGGAGCTAAGATGGGAGGATTATCAGTTGGGAGATAAAG GTGGTCCATTTCCTCCTCCACCATCATTTGGGCAATCATCTGCCAGTCCATTTTCCTCAACATCTAATTTGTTTGCTCCCAAAACTTCAACCTTCACTAGTTCAAGTTTTGGAACTTCCACTTCAACTTCTGCGTTTGGTTCTTCTCCTTTCGGTGTATCATCTTCAGCTAACCCTTTTGGATCAACTTCGTCTGCAACACCTTCAATATTTGCATCGACATCAACTCCCACATTCGGGCGCCAGCTCATCTCCAGCTTTTGCGTCATCCCCGTTCCTCTTCAACAGTACAACACCTCAGGGAACAGTTTCATCATTTGGTTCTGGCATGAACTTTGGTAG
- the LOC102616555 gene encoding nuclear pore complex protein NUP98A-like isoform X4: MQVTIHLLPNHWVQQHLLVQQGVPYLEARQLGCLVQPQSSSPFSSTTTFGASSSPAFAISVPTFGASSTPSFGSSTSSFGGSSIFSQKPAFGFGSTSTQASPFGSTTQQSQPAFGSSLFGSSTPFGASSQSAFGATSTPAFGATSSPDFGATSTPAFGATSSSDFGATSTPAFGATSSSDFGATSTPPFGATSTPPFGASSTSAFGATSTPAFGATSSPAVGPTSTPPFGATSTPPFGASSTSAFGVTSTPAFGATSSPPFGATSTPPFGATSTPPFGATSTSPFGASSTSAFGATSTPAFGTTGTAFGASSTPAFGSGGVFVASSTPLFGSSSTSTSGASSTPAFGASSNPTFWASSTPSFRASSAAFGPSSTPAFGTSSSGLFSSGSSPAFGQSTSAFSSNPFGTSASPLGAQSSSFGGQGTTPTFGSTGFGQSTFGVQRGGSRIAAFVVPTTEAETGSASQPAGYLDSISAMPVYKDKSHEELRWEDYQLGDKGGPFPPPPSFGQSSASPFSSTSNLFAPKTSTFTSSSFGTSTSTSAFGSSPFGVSSSANPFGSTSSATPSIFASTSTPTFGRQLISSFCVIPVPLQQYNTSGNSFIIWFWHELW; the protein is encoded by the exons ATGCAAGTAACAATCCATTTGCTCCCAAACCATTGGGTACAACAACACCTTTTGGTTCAACAGGGAGTTCCGTATTTGGAGGCACGTCAACTGGGGTGTTTGGTCCAACCCCAATCATCTTCCCCATTTTCATCAACCACAACTTTTGGCGCCTCATCATCTCCCGCGTTTGCAATTTCAGTTCCTACCTTTGGAGCATCTTCTACTCCATCTTTTGGTAGTTCAACATCATCATTCGGTG GGTCTTCTATCTTTAGCCAGAAGCCTGCTTTTGGATTTGGGTCCACTTCTACTCAAGCAAGCCCTTTTGGAAGCACGACTCAGCAATCTCAGCCTGCATTTGGAAGCAGTTTATTTGGTTCCTCAACACCTTTTGGAGCATCAAGTCAGTCTGCATTTGGTGCAACAAGCACCCCTGCTTTTGGTGCTACTAGTTCACCTGATTTTGGGGCTACCAGCACCCCTGCTTTTGGTGCGACTAGTTCATCTGATTTTGGGGCTACCAGCACCCCTGCTTTTGGTGCGACTAGTTCATCTGATTTTGGGGCTACCAGCACCCCTCCCTTTGGAGCAACCAGCACACCACCTTTTGGAGCTAGCAGCACCTCAGCCTTTGGCGCTACCAGCACCCCTGCTTTTGGTGCTACTAGTTCACCTGCTGTTGGGCCTACCAGCACCCCTCCGTTTGGAGCTACCAGCACACCACCTTTTGGAGCTAGCAGCACCTCAGCCTTTGGTGTTACCAGCACCCCTGCATTTGGTGCTACTAGTTCACCTCCTTTTGGGGCTACCAGCACACCTCCCTTTGGAGCTACTAGCACCCCTCCCTTTGGAGCTACCAGCACATCACCTTTTGGAGCTAGCAGCACCTCAGCCTTTGGTGCTACCAGCACCCCGGCCTTCGGTACCACAGGGACTGCCTTTGGTGCATCCAGTACTCCAGCTTTTGGATCTGGTGGAGTGTTTGTGGCTTCCAGCACTCCTCTTTTTGGGTCATCAAGCACTTCGACCTCTGGGGCTTCGAGTACTCCCGCTTTTGGGGCTTCGAGTAATCCCACTTTTTGGGCTTCAAGTACTCCCTCTTTCAGGGCTTCGAGTGCTGCTTTTGGGCCTTCAAGTACTCCTGCTTTTGGGACATCCAGTAGTGGATTGTTCAGTTCTGGATCCTCTCCAGCTTTTGGCCAGTCAACTTCGGCATTTAGTAGCAACCCATTTGGAACTTCTGCATCGCCCCTTGGAGCTCAGAGTTCTTCTTTTG GAGGCCAGGGTACAACACCAACATTTGGAAGCACTGGCTTTGGCCAATCAACTTTTGGGGTTCAACGTGGTGGAAGTCGAATAGCTGCTTTTGTTGTTCCTACGACTGAGGCAGAGACTGGCAGTGCTTCACAGCCTGCTGGATACTTGGATTCAATATCTGCCATGCCTGTTTACAAAGATAAAAGTCATGAGGAGCTAAGATGGGAGGATTATCAGTTGGGAGATAAAG GTGGTCCATTTCCTCCTCCACCATCATTTGGGCAATCATCTGCCAGTCCATTTTCCTCAACATCTAATTTGTTTGCTCCCAAAACTTCAACCTTCACTAGTTCAAGTTTTGGAACTTCCACTTCAACTTCTGCGTTTGGTTCTTCTCCTTTCGGTGTATCATCTTCAGCTAACCCTTTTGGATCAACTTCGTCTGCAACACCTTCAATATTTGCATCGACATCAACTCCCACATTCGGGCGCCAGCTCATCTCCAGCTTTTGCGTCATCCCCGTTCCTCTTCAACAGTACAACACCTCAGGGAACAGTTTCATCATTTGGTTCTGGCATGAACTTTGGTAG